GAATCATTTATAGTTTCATTCAGAACCGACGAGCCTGCCTTTCTAACATAGTCACTATTAATCAATTTTTTTTGGAGGCGGGCATCCATTTGCTTACGGAGTTCATGTTTATAGATGCAGACATGTTACGACATCCTTCTCCGTAAACCATTTAAAAAACAACATCGAGCTCGACAACCTTCCAGCCCTAAAATCTAATGTTGGTCATCCTCAATTTTTGACGCTACTGTTGTGAAGCCCTTCAACGACTTCGAGCGACCATGATCTCGCAGATCTCGACCGGCCCTGTGAAGCCCACAATAGGAGTTCACCCTAGATCCTGTGGAACCTTGTAGATTCATCCAACCATCCTTGCATGTGCCACCGCCACTGCCGTCTCGGGTCGTAGATCTGCCACCAACGCCGTTGTCATCTCGAGTCGCAtatttgagagagagagagagagagagagagagagagagagagagagagagagagagatgatggAGTGAGGCTGCTGGTCTAAGAGGAATAGGTAGAGAAGAGATTAGGGGCTCTCTAGCCGTTGGAGAAAACTCCAACCTCAAAAATTAGTTATTGGGGGAgatacaaaacatgttttggggTTTTGATGGTTTTCTCTCTAGTAGAATGAGAAAATCCAATCCCTAATAAGAAAAACTGCGGATTAGGAGAGGAGAGGTCTCCCCCTTATTTGAGGGGTGGGAGGCAGGATTTGAGGGACTGAGAAATATTTTAATTAGGTTGGGTTTGGGGAACTGCTGAAGTTATATGATCTCTAAGATAACAGTTTTTTTCTCATTGAAGCTCTGCTGGAGAGATACTCTTAATTAGAGGTGGTAGACTCAACAGCACAGGAGTGCGGGGACAAGGCTCCCCATCCGCTGGCGCGCATGGGGCCAAGTGTCCTATTGATCCACATGGGTGGAGCCACGTTGGTAGCAAGCCTACAAAGTGGGCTTGGCAATGTTTTTTTAAACTTCCATGGGGAATTAGAGAGATGGGCATGTGGGCTAGGTAATGCCCATAGAAATCCATTTGTACCATCTCCATTGTGGTGGTGTCTGGTGTGTCCATATGTAATTGTTTGTAAACAAAAATATAGTAATGAAAATTTCCTATATAGCGAACGAAAAGTAAATGAAATACAAATCCCCTAGGACGGTAGAAATTTTATTCGTTGAGATTAAGCAACCATATATAGTGGATTGTTCACGGTAGTAAATtggatcttttctttcttttatatAAGTTAAATAGATAGAAAATGTTACTAGATGTGCAAGGCGTGGAATTCGCTTCACAAGAAGCGATATTTGTCACGCAACCAAATAATTAATGGATCATCATGAGAACCTAGAGAGACCAGCATATACTAGCTTCAATTATATATTTGCTGCAACTTCTATCAATAATAATCTCTAGCTGTTCTTCTATATATAAtgtcataaaaaatatataaaatgcaGATGGCGCGAGACATACATATATATCTATCTATAGCTAGCtacctaattaattaattaattaattgatgATGACGAGATTATTGGCACCAGCAGCAGGTGCTGGATCGATCAGAATATCAGATATAACAAGAgtgcatgcaatgcaatgcaacgaAGTAAGAGGGAGGGAGATGGAGAATAATTAATCATCAGAAGAAGGTGACCCTGCATTCCTTCTGTTTGAACTCGGGCGGGCGTTGGGCGTGGGTAGCATGATCCCATCGCTGGAGCCTGAGCGGGCAATCGATCTTGGTCTTTGGGCCGAGCACCCTGAGCACCCAGACCTTGAGCTTCATGTGCGAGCTGATCTTGACGTCGACGGAGAAGATGGCCCCCTCGGCAGCCTCCTTCCGGAAGCCTGCGGCGGCGTTGCCGCCGACGAGGGGGCTCTCGCCGGTGAAGGCGAGATCGAGCGGGCTAGTGACGCCGGTGTCCTGGAAGAAGTCGGGCGGCCCGGCGTGGGCGAACTGCTGGCCCTCGTAGTGCGCCTGGGCGACGAGGCCGTGGTAGTGGAGGGCGATGTGCTTGTTGGGGTTGCGGACCTGCAGGCCGAGGGAGAGGTTGTAGCGGAGGATCCACGTCTGCGGGGTGAGGGTGAAGTCGGAGAGGTCGGCGGAGACGGCGGAGACGCGGATGATGTGGGGCCGGAACAGGAGGAACAGCACCAGGGCGACCAGGCCGGCGACGACGAAGATGCAGGTGAGCACGCTGAAGAGGCAGCTGAGCACGCCGCAGAAGAGGCACCGGCACGGGCAGCACAGCACCGACGACACGGTGCTCGTCTTGCTGCCCATCGACGGACGATCGAGTGAATCGGTGATCCGATGATCCCCACCCACCTGTTGCAGCAGCTAGCTACCAAGTGATCGTCGATCGATCGAGAGAGACGAGAGCGAGGCTCTGCAGGGAGACGACACTGATCGATGATGAGAGAATCGTTCGTCCGTCATGCAGTGGAGATCGAAGACAGATGATGCATGCATGGGCGGCTGGCCATGGAAGTCGCAGTCAGCTAGTGTGCGATCATGAATGAATTGCTGCTGTCCTCGATCGCGCGCCTTCTTCGATCTTTCCATCCAACTCTTCTAATCCACCCAACCATCGTCCCCTGTGCATGCGCCTCCCGGCCGGCCTAACCTTCGTTGGGCTTGGGCCTGCCCTTTGGGCCTCTAGCCTGACAATaaaatgcatgaagcactaatgcCAGACttattcttttctcttttttttattgaaCCGGAGGGGTTTGCACCCCCTGCAGGAAAGCTTTATTGAAAAATAACTGTTTAAACGTTACAAGTCACCGGCTGCTCTGGATAAGGCAAACTCATGAaacaaaaaaggaaataaaGAAAAGTAGCATGCAATAGGATTGCCCAGAGCCTCGCTAAGCAAGATTTGCAATCCATTATTCAATAAAGGGTGAATATGCATGTTTCGCTCTTAGCAGCAACAGTCGGAACTCTTCCCTGAAGTTTTCTTTTGCCAGGGTTAAAGAGGGTTGAATCTGTCTGAAGATAAGATCATTCCTGGACTTCCATATCGTCCATGACAACAGGATGATTACCTCCATGAAGAAAGGCACTCCAAGCTGTGCTTTGAAGCTTTGCAGTATTTGAAATGGATCAACATCCAAGTCCACTTCAACGTTTACTATTGCCCAACACTGTCGAGCAAACTGACACACACTCCAGCAGTAGATGTGATAGTGACTCTTGATGTTAAGGATTTTCCAATCCTCCCTGCCCCTTTTCTTTGCAGGCAAGTATCCAAGCAGCTTTCGGTTTTTGCCTTGCATTTATGTCAGAGCCTCTCCACAAACATAATTTTCTGAGCTTGTCAATCGTGTCAATCACATTCTGTTGTAGTAGAAAAGTACTCATGCAGAAGGATGACATGGCTGTGAGCACAGAGTTAGTTACCTCCAACCTCCCAGCCTGATTCAATAAGGCTGATGTATCATGTAGCTGCTAGCCTTCTCTCACATCTGTTCACTAGAGGGGAAAAATCAATTGCAGTTGGTTTCTTCAGACTCAAGGGGAGGCCCAAGTAGGTGAAGGGCAAAGTCCCAGTATCCAAGCTGAAGGTTCTGGCCAAATGCTGAAGCTTTTCTGGGCTAATGTTGATTGGTACCATCATGAACTTATTATAGTTAACCTTTAGTCCAGTTGATTCCCCAAAAGAGTGTAAGAGGGCCTTCAGAGTCAACAGCTATCTACTGCAAGCTTCCATGATGAGAAGAGTATCATCAGCATATTGCACTATGGGGAAGTCCTCAGCATATATCAAAGGGATTGGAGATCTGAGAAGACCTCTCTGGTTTGCCTTGTTAATTATGGATTGGAGTAGGTCAGCAACTAAGACAAATAGGAGATTCTTttcatacacacacacacacacacacacaagtgctattctacaccgaaCTATTATACTGGACAGAATTCAGTACCGTTCAGTACTCGTGTTTTGACAAATAGCGCTGCCGTGTGTGTGtctatatctatctatctatatatatatatatatatatatatccaaatGCTAAGATAATAGGAACAAGAAAGTGCTAGCAAGCTAGCCTTCTTTCCCAGCGAGTTATATATTATAAGATATTAGAGGCCAAAATTCTTCCAATTAATCATGGTTTAGCAAGACCCAGAGGGACGACAAGCTTCCAGTTGAGCATCCAAAAGTCCTAGCTAGCCAAACAATTAAGTCTGTCAGCATCAATATTTATGAGAACCATTGAGCTCTATGTCTATGTGAGATCAAGCTTCCATAAAATTATTTAGACAGATAAAGCATCTCCATGGAGATGCAGTAAAGCCTAAGCAAATAACGCCAACATATATAATGCATGCAACAACTGAAACTGATAGACAGGTCGATGATGGATTGGAGTCTAGCTATTTTGGTGCTCCATCCGTCTAGAGTACCTGTGGGGTTACTGTGTTGTAGCCACTTTAATTTCTCCATTTTCCTCTTGGAAGAAACCGATTGGACCCGACCTTGAAATCAGTTAGGTAGATTGCCTGTAGAGCGATGTATATATGCACTAATTCACAACTAACAAACATTGTTTGTCATGTCTAATTAAAGTCATCATATGCCATGATTGCTTCTTGTTCGTGGTTGCCTGAAGAGTAGCTAGGTGCCTAGGTATTTGTGTTGTTTTCCTTTGGTCACATTATTAATGGGGCAAATAATAATATTAGCTTGCATTGATCTAGTTGTGTCTAGAGTCTAGTAGGTGTGGTGGGCACTTAATTGTGGAAATCTAGTGCTGCAGGTGGCTCAAGTGAAGTATGATCCAAATAATCAAATACAAAACTCAAATAAACTAATTTCAAGTCAATTCTAAATTTTTTATATGCATTGGATGGTTCTTCCAAGTTTATTTTGGAGTGCTTAATGCCCATGTTTAAAGACTTTCATCTTGGTAGGCTCCTCTTTAGCTTAAACTTTGGGACCACAACCCTAATTCCAAGGAGGTCAAGAGCAGTATAGGACAATTTGTATGCTTAATGTCAGTTTCAAGATCTTTACAAAAGTTCTGGCCAATAGGTTGACAGAGGTAGCCAATAAAGTGGAGAGGTCAG
This window of the Sorghum bicolor cultivar BTx623 chromosome 7, Sorghum_bicolor_NCBIv3, whole genome shotgun sequence genome carries:
- the LOC8064319 gene encoding NDR1/HIN1-like protein 10, coding for MGSKTSTVSSVLCCPCRCLFCGVLSCLFSVLTCIFVVAGLVALVLFLLFRPHIIRVSAVSADLSDFTLTPQTWILRYNLSLGLQVRNPNKHIALHYHGLVAQAHYEGQQFAHAGPPDFFQDTGVTSPLDLAFTGESPLVGGNAAAGFRKEAAEGAIFSVDVKISSHMKLKVWVLRVLGPKTKIDCPLRLQRWDHATHAQRPPEFKQKECRVTFF